A genomic stretch from Aerococcaceae bacterium zg-1292 includes:
- a CDS encoding carbohydrate ABC transporter permease: protein MNAIKRSNKIALVLSIILSILFLVPLLWMFLTSFKSLSESIGSSALLPKNWTIENYHSLLVDSQDAPMIRWLMNTAFVTLVGTVIVVVVDIMAAYALARLRLPLKQLFLYLIIFSLTIPGIVNLFPNFFIMKNLNLIDTYIPLTLVYAASSMGVFLIYNFLINFPIQLEEAAIIDGANTWQIFFNVVLPSIKPPVATLAVMTFLAIYNDFLWPSLVTNDINMKTVTVGVANLVQGSNFVNPGRMMAATVIATVPSLLIFLYANKFFIGSNSQSGIK from the coding sequence ATGAATGCAATTAAACGTTCGAATAAAATTGCGCTAGTATTATCAATTATTTTGTCAATTTTATTTTTAGTACCATTATTGTGGATGTTTTTGACTTCATTTAAATCGTTATCTGAGTCCATAGGCAGCTCAGCGTTATTACCAAAAAACTGGACAATAGAAAACTATCATAGTTTATTAGTGGATTCTCAGGATGCTCCAATGATTCGTTGGTTAATGAATACGGCATTCGTAACACTAGTTGGGACAGTCATCGTAGTAGTTGTAGATATTATGGCAGCTTATGCGCTGGCTAGACTGCGGTTACCACTTAAACAGTTATTTTTGTATTTGATTATTTTTTCATTGACGATTCCGGGAATTGTTAATTTATTCCCGAATTTCTTTATTATGAAGAATCTGAATTTAATCGACACATATATTCCGCTAACGCTGGTTTATGCAGCGAGTTCAATGGGTGTTTTTCTAATCTATAATTTTTTAATAAATTTCCCGATTCAATTAGAAGAAGCAGCAATTATTGATGGTGCGAATACGTGGCAAATATTCTTTAATGTAGTATTGCCAAGCATTAAACCACCTGTTGCGACATTGGCTGTTATGACATTTCTAGCGATTTATAATGATTTTTTATGGCCATCACTAGTGACAAATGATATTAATATGAAGACAGTAACCGTAGGGGTAGCGAATTTGGTACAAGGATCGAATTTTGTTAATCCCGGCAGAATGATGGCAGCGACAGTTATCGCGACAGTTCCATCATTATTAATATTCTTGTATGCGAATAAGTTCTTTATCGGAAGTAATTCGCAATCTGGAATAAAATAA
- a CDS encoding sugar ABC transporter permease, producing MNKNQSKISAVLFFLPFLVLFILFWVVPFIFGIYTSMHNYNIFSGNNGFVGFKNFANLIAGTGVFGGRFYKGMANTLRFVVYSFLPLVVISLMLAVIVNQLHGWVKILFRTIFFISYGVSVTAVSAIFKWLFNGNGGYINNLLSSVNLPVVQWLNTQPFAWAVIVVTTVWWTIGYNMVLFINALDEVDPAMYEAAGLDGANALQRFWFITLPSIKSVLSFVTMTTIIASFNLYGQSLLITNGGPAQSTNSIIMIIQQTIFGQKNLGMGSAMALLLGIVMAIISGIQYWISYHGGERA from the coding sequence ATGAATAAGAATCAATCGAAAATATCTGCAGTCTTATTTTTCTTGCCATTTTTAGTGTTATTTATCCTCTTTTGGGTTGTACCTTTTATATTTGGTATCTATACCAGTATGCATAATTACAATATTTTTTCTGGAAACAACGGATTTGTTGGTTTTAAAAATTTTGCTAATTTAATAGCTGGAACGGGTGTATTTGGCGGGAGATTTTATAAAGGGATGGCGAACACCTTACGATTTGTCGTCTATAGTTTTCTGCCACTTGTTGTGATTAGTTTAATGTTGGCAGTTATTGTTAACCAACTTCATGGTTGGGTGAAGATACTCTTTCGTACAATTTTCTTCATTTCATATGGAGTATCAGTAACGGCTGTTTCTGCTATTTTTAAATGGTTATTTAACGGAAACGGTGGTTATATTAATAATTTACTCAGTTCAGTCAATTTACCTGTTGTTCAATGGTTAAATACACAACCATTTGCATGGGCAGTTATCGTAGTAACCACAGTTTGGTGGACAATTGGGTATAATATGGTTTTGTTTATTAATGCTTTAGATGAAGTGGACCCAGCCATGTATGAAGCGGCGGGACTAGATGGCGCTAATGCATTACAACGATTTTGGTTTATTACATTACCATCAATCAAAAGTGTCTTATCATTTGTTACAATGACAACAATTATTGCCAGTTTTAACTTATACGGACAATCATTACTTATTACGAATGGAGGACCCGCACAATCAACGAATTCCATTATTATGATTATTCAACAAACAATTTTTGGACAAAAAAATCTTGGTATGGGTTCAGCTATGGCATTATTATTAGGGATTGTGATGGCAATTATTAGTGGCATTCAATATTGGATTAGCTACCATGGAGGTGAAAGAGCATGA
- a CDS encoding extracellular solute-binding protein, whose translation MKKLFAKLALAGLVLTSLPFNALQSVTAQEKVKINFINGFTGGDGAFMKKITDGFNASQDKYEINEIQEADHYTKFTTGDFDLVVMHNTNIATFKTDGMIQDMTGVFEKAGISLDDFHPAAKDVVQFSDGGIYGAPLDIHPLTTFYNKEFVEKAPETIEDLKAINEKVKAENDNLFALGIPDTGLIEFYIFLIAAQNNVELLKDGYLNFNQEAMADALMTFHDLIYKDKVSPAGLGLDGEFQAFMSKASADTAQTVVSLTGPWYYQAVRDTYGDKLGIGHIPNLGKTPALYGNGHNISVSASVTDEEKLAGIAEFFAYLYQPENLINWADAGQAPLHLATMKLIEENKDKYPLAYQNQTQFDNYVAAPKVYQFGEQVRYMNETVFGRLVREENLTKEDLMKELEQATQLAQEIGSMGSVE comes from the coding sequence ATGAAGAAATTATTTGCAAAATTAGCATTAGCTGGCTTAGTGCTAACAAGTTTACCTTTTAACGCATTACAATCGGTTACTGCTCAAGAAAAAGTTAAAATTAACTTTATTAATGGATTTACCGGTGGTGATGGCGCATTTATGAAGAAAATTACAGATGGCTTTAATGCGTCACAAGATAAATATGAAATTAATGAAATCCAAGAAGCTGACCACTATACTAAATTTACTACAGGTGACTTTGATTTAGTAGTCATGCACAATACCAATATTGCAACGTTTAAAACAGATGGCATGATTCAAGATATGACCGGTGTATTTGAAAAAGCGGGTATTTCCCTTGATGATTTCCATCCAGCTGCTAAAGATGTTGTACAGTTTTCAGATGGTGGTATTTATGGTGCGCCTTTGGATATCCATCCATTAACAACGTTTTATAATAAAGAATTTGTTGAGAAAGCACCGGAAACGATTGAAGATTTAAAAGCGATTAACGAAAAAGTTAAAGCTGAAAATGATAATTTATTTGCATTAGGAATTCCAGATACTGGGCTCATTGAATTTTATATTTTCTTAATTGCAGCACAAAATAATGTTGAGTTGTTAAAAGATGGGTACTTGAACTTTAATCAAGAGGCTATGGCGGATGCGTTAATGACATTCCATGACTTAATTTATAAGGACAAAGTATCACCTGCTGGCCTAGGATTAGATGGAGAGTTCCAAGCGTTTATGTCTAAAGCGAGTGCGGATACAGCGCAAACAGTAGTATCGTTAACTGGTCCGTGGTATTATCAAGCAGTTCGTGATACTTATGGTGATAAATTGGGTATCGGTCATATTCCGAATTTAGGTAAAACGCCTGCGTTATACGGTAATGGACACAATATTTCAGTTTCCGCAAGTGTAACCGATGAAGAGAAATTAGCTGGTATTGCTGAATTTTTCGCATACTTATATCAACCAGAAAACTTGATTAACTGGGCTGATGCAGGGCAAGCGCCATTACATTTAGCGACAATGAAATTAATTGAAGAAAATAAAGATAAGTATCCATTAGCTTACCAAAATCAAACTCAATTTGACAATTATGTTGCTGCACCAAAAGTATATCAATTTGGTGAACAAGTGCGCTATATGAATGAAACAGTATTCGGTCGTTTAGTTCGCGAAGAAAACTTAACGAAAGAAGATTTAATGAAAGAATTAGAACAAGCAACTCAATTAGCTCAAGAAATTGGCAGCATGGGTAGCGTAGAATAA
- a CDS encoding ArsR family transcriptional regulator has product MDLTLTQDSIETIKALANDTRIAIVNLLQHQDLNISEIAHALNISTSITTRHIKLLAAVGIIDTYIKPHSIGQQKICHLKIDEINIRFPMKKHLEYQKKVIDIPVGSFTKYRATPTCGMASEHDYIGILDEPRYFMIPERNQAQLLWFSSGYVEYSFFNPIPEKGKIHLIEISFEVASEFPENNYVWPSDITFHLNGSRIGEWTVPGNFADVRGKLTPDWWPINNSQYGLLKHLRITPVETHIDGEKISNFNLSNIDISENFYKIRFSILDSSKHVGGLTLFGEKFGNSPQNIQVTIYYNE; this is encoded by the coding sequence ATGGATTTAACGCTAACACAAGACTCAATTGAAACAATAAAAGCACTTGCCAATGATACACGCATTGCTATCGTTAACTTATTGCAGCATCAAGACTTAAATATTTCAGAAATAGCCCATGCACTCAATATTTCAACGTCCATAACAACACGACATATTAAATTATTGGCAGCAGTCGGCATTATTGATACATACATCAAACCACACTCTATTGGGCAACAGAAGATCTGCCACCTAAAAATAGATGAAATCAATATCCGCTTTCCTATGAAAAAACATTTAGAGTATCAGAAAAAAGTGATTGATATTCCTGTCGGTAGTTTTACAAAGTATCGCGCAACCCCTACCTGTGGTATGGCAAGTGAACATGATTATATCGGTATACTGGATGAGCCACGATATTTTATGATTCCCGAACGAAATCAAGCGCAATTATTATGGTTTTCTTCTGGTTATGTAGAATACAGTTTTTTTAATCCGATTCCCGAAAAAGGAAAGATACATCTCATTGAAATTAGTTTTGAGGTAGCATCCGAATTCCCTGAAAATAACTATGTTTGGCCGTCAGATATTACTTTTCATTTAAACGGTTCACGTATTGGCGAATGGACCGTGCCAGGAAACTTCGCAGATGTACGTGGTAAATTAACTCCTGACTGGTGGCCTATCAATAATAGTCAATATGGATTATTGAAACATTTACGCATTACGCCAGTTGAAACTCACATTGATGGCGAGAAAATTTCAAATTTTAATTTAAGCAACATTGATATTAGTGAAAACTTTTACAAAATACGTTTTTCAATTTTAGATTCCAGTAAACACGTTGGAGGTCTAACGCTTTTTGGCGAAAAATTTGGCAATAGCCCCCAAAATATTCAAGTCACCATCTATTATAATGAATAA
- a CDS encoding LysR family transcriptional regulator, whose translation MRIQQLQYLEKIAETGSMNEAAKQLFISQPSLTQAIKELEKEYQIQLFYRSKTGMTLTNEGREFINYTRAILDQVNLLDTKYKSGTIRKQIFSVSAQHYAFVVHAFVELVKLVGGDEYDFTLRETMTQNTLDDVQSFKSEIGVIYLSHFNESVLKNLINEKELEFVPLFEAFPHVFVGRENPLTQKERLTLEDLEEYPYLSYEQGDMNSYYFSEEILSTLYRKKHIQISDRATIFNLMVGLNGYTISSGIISSALNDEKIVAIPLDVDESMILGYIKHKKMSLSPMGLQYIELLKQNISDYGFNLL comes from the coding sequence ATGCGTATTCAACAATTACAATATTTAGAGAAAATTGCTGAAACAGGGTCGATGAATGAAGCGGCGAAACAATTATTTATCTCTCAACCCAGCCTAACTCAAGCGATTAAGGAACTTGAAAAAGAGTATCAAATTCAATTGTTTTATCGCAGCAAGACCGGGATGACTTTGACGAACGAAGGGCGCGAATTTATTAACTATACACGTGCCATTCTCGATCAAGTTAACTTACTTGACACAAAGTATAAGTCCGGGACAATTCGCAAACAAATTTTTAGTGTATCTGCGCAACACTATGCGTTTGTTGTTCATGCTTTTGTGGAACTCGTTAAATTAGTTGGCGGTGATGAGTATGATTTCACGTTACGTGAAACTATGACGCAAAATACATTGGATGATGTGCAGTCATTTAAGAGTGAAATTGGTGTAATTTATTTAAGTCATTTTAATGAGTCGGTGTTAAAGAATTTAATCAATGAGAAAGAATTAGAATTTGTTCCGTTGTTTGAAGCATTTCCGCATGTGTTTGTGGGACGAGAAAATCCTCTAACGCAAAAAGAACGTCTGACATTAGAAGATTTAGAAGAGTATCCGTATTTGTCATACGAGCAGGGGGATATGAATTCATACTATTTCTCAGAAGAAATTCTGAGTACCTTGTATCGTAAGAAACATATTCAAATAAGTGATCGAGCAACGATATTTAATTTAATGGTCGGATTGAATGGGTATACGATTAGTTCTGGGATTATTAGTAGTGCCCTTAATGATGAAAAAATCGTAGCGATTCCATTGGATGTCGATGAATCGATGATCCTCGGATATATTAAACATAAGAAAATGAGTTTGAGTCCAATGGGGTTGCAATACATTGAACTTTTGAAACAAAATATTAGTGATTATGGGTTTAATTTGTTGTAG
- a CDS encoding UDP-N-acetylmuramate--L-alanine ligase, which yields MLSHDTLYHFVGIKGSGMSALALILHGSGYNVQGSDIAKYFFTQQELENKQITLLEFNPENIQAGQTIIAGNAFNDEHPELVRARELGLPIYRYHDFLGKLIASFTSIAITGSHGKTSTTGLMAHTLSHLAPINYLIGDGTGFGQLNASYFAIEACEYRRHFLAYQPDYAVMTNVDFDHPDYYQSIDDVFSAFQTFATQAKKAVVACGEDTYLQKLVADVPVYYYGFSKDSDFYAQNIVRTVDGSAFDVFRGEESLGHFTIPTYGEHNILNALSVIAVLTLEGFNLSDIATHLATFGGVKRRFSVKQVYDLTVIDDYAHHPSEIRATIDAAKQKYPNRKVVAIFQPHTFSRTVALLEEFSEALNLADEVHLVDIFNSARETKGEVTIQDLAQKIKGNVEIISSEHLSPLMNDHDAVLLFMGAGDIDNLARQFETAYGQLKGNKL from the coding sequence ATGTTATCACATGATACCCTATATCATTTTGTTGGGATTAAAGGTTCTGGGATGAGTGCTTTGGCACTGATTCTTCATGGCAGTGGCTATAATGTACAAGGTAGCGACATTGCAAAATATTTTTTCACGCAACAAGAGTTAGAAAATAAACAAATTACATTATTAGAGTTTAATCCTGAAAACATTCAAGCCGGGCAAACGATTATTGCAGGCAATGCTTTTAATGATGAGCATCCTGAATTGGTTCGCGCGCGTGAGTTAGGCTTGCCAATTTATCGTTATCATGATTTTCTAGGAAAATTAATTGCTAGTTTTACTAGTATTGCGATTACCGGTTCGCATGGTAAGACGTCAACAACTGGTCTGATGGCACACACATTGAGTCATTTAGCGCCCATTAATTATTTGATTGGTGACGGGACCGGATTCGGTCAGTTGAATGCATCGTATTTTGCAATTGAAGCTTGTGAATATCGTCGTCATTTCTTAGCGTATCAACCAGATTATGCGGTGATGACGAATGTTGACTTTGATCATCCCGATTATTATCAATCGATTGATGATGTTTTTTCAGCATTTCAAACCTTTGCGACACAAGCGAAAAAAGCGGTTGTTGCATGTGGCGAAGATACGTATTTACAAAAGTTAGTAGCAGATGTGCCAGTCTATTACTATGGCTTCTCGAAGGACTCAGACTTTTATGCGCAAAATATTGTGCGAACTGTTGACGGCTCAGCATTTGATGTTTTTCGTGGCGAAGAGTCGTTGGGACATTTTACAATTCCAACTTATGGTGAACACAATATATTAAACGCTTTGTCAGTGATTGCAGTGTTGACACTTGAAGGCTTTAATTTGAGTGATATTGCAACACACTTGGCGACGTTTGGTGGTGTTAAGCGTCGTTTTTCTGTCAAGCAAGTCTACGATTTAACAGTGATTGATGACTATGCCCATCACCCATCAGAAATTCGTGCTACAATTGATGCTGCGAAGCAAAAATATCCTAATCGTAAAGTGGTAGCGATTTTCCAACCGCATACATTTAGTCGGACAGTTGCCTTGTTAGAGGAATTCAGCGAGGCGTTAAACTTAGCGGATGAAGTGCATTTAGTTGATATTTTTAATTCAGCTAGAGAAACTAAAGGCGAGGTGACGATTCAAGACTTAGCACAAAAAATCAAAGGCAATGTTGAAATTATTTCAAGTGAACATTTGTCCCCGTTGATGAATGACCATGATGCGGTCTTATTATTTATGGGTGCTGGCGATATTGATAACTTAGCACGTCAATTTGAAACAGCTTATGGACAATTAAAAGGCAATAAATTGTAA
- a CDS encoding DUF4479 and tRNA-binding domain-containing protein translates to MWLAFYNQEGIGDVLLLTSGTVADEQVVTKSSDNVTVVYDETTNQPVSINIFDVAETLNLNGNGAIELQDEQVNAVNQMIRQAGFDVEIAVDNTPKFVVGHVETCVPQEDSDHLSITTIRVADDKVLQIVCGARNIAKGLKVMVALPGAVMPSGLIIWPGELRGVTSNGMVCSTRELELTHIEDYPGIWELKSDLPVGMPLSDVIVQYA, encoded by the coding sequence ATGTGGTTAGCATTTTATAATCAAGAAGGAATCGGCGATGTGTTATTATTAACAAGTGGAACAGTTGCGGATGAGCAAGTTGTAACAAAGTCGAGCGACAACGTGACCGTAGTTTATGATGAAACAACGAATCAACCTGTCTCAATAAATATCTTTGATGTCGCTGAAACATTGAATTTAAATGGTAATGGTGCTATTGAATTACAAGATGAGCAAGTTAATGCAGTGAATCAAATGATTCGACAAGCAGGATTTGATGTTGAAATTGCCGTGGATAATACACCAAAATTTGTTGTTGGACATGTTGAAACGTGTGTACCGCAAGAAGATAGTGATCATTTGAGTATTACGACAATTCGTGTAGCGGATGATAAGGTATTGCAAATTGTTTGTGGTGCACGTAATATTGCTAAGGGATTAAAAGTAATGGTTGCGTTACCGGGTGCGGTAATGCCTAGTGGCTTGATTATTTGGCCGGGTGAATTACGTGGTGTAACGAGCAATGGCATGGTTTGTTCAACGCGTGAATTAGAGTTAACCCATATCGAAGATTATCCAGGTATTTGGGAGTTAAAATCAGATTTACCAGTAGGAATGCCTTTATCTGATGTCATTGTGCAATATGCGTAG
- the pepA gene encoding glutamyl aminopeptidase: MNDQTFQLIKQLTEVQGISGNEGRVRDVIREKMTPLVDEVHQSPLGNLFGVKHSQTEDAPRLMVAAHMDEVGFMISRITDNGLFAVIPVGGWNPYSISAQRYTLQTKKGDYVCISSSVAPHLLKGKSEGQSVKAEDILFDAGFTSKEEALEYGVRPGDAIVPQTETVKTANGKNIISKAWDNRYGCAVMLETLASVKDLALPNHLIAGASVQEEVGLRGIKGAVHQFQPDLFLAVDCSPAGDTEGKKDEFGQLGQGFLLRMQDPGHITHKGLRDYLLDMAESNHIPYQYFFSKGGTDAGAAHVMNNGVPSGVIGVPGRYIHGHQTLFSIADYEAARELLLKIVTTFDRTTLNSILKQG, encoded by the coding sequence GTGAATGATCAAACATTTCAATTAATTAAACAATTAACCGAAGTACAAGGTATCTCAGGCAATGAAGGACGCGTGCGCGATGTGATTCGTGAAAAGATGACGCCATTAGTTGATGAAGTTCATCAATCACCTTTAGGCAATTTATTTGGTGTCAAACACAGTCAAACGGAAGATGCACCACGCTTAATGGTAGCTGCACACATGGATGAAGTTGGATTTATGATTAGTCGCATTACGGACAATGGTTTATTTGCAGTTATACCAGTTGGTGGCTGGAATCCGTATAGTATTTCCGCACAAAGATATACATTACAAACGAAAAAAGGGGACTATGTTTGTATCTCATCATCAGTAGCCCCACATTTATTAAAAGGTAAGTCAGAAGGACAAAGTGTGAAAGCAGAAGATATTCTCTTTGATGCAGGATTTACAAGTAAAGAAGAAGCGTTAGAGTATGGTGTACGCCCAGGTGACGCGATTGTACCACAAACCGAAACTGTCAAAACTGCTAATGGTAAAAATATTATTAGCAAAGCATGGGACAATCGTTATGGCTGTGCTGTGATGTTAGAAACTTTAGCATCTGTTAAAGATTTGGCTTTACCAAACCATCTCATCGCCGGCGCTTCTGTGCAGGAAGAAGTGGGTTTGCGGGGGATTAAAGGAGCTGTGCATCAATTCCAGCCAGATTTATTTTTAGCCGTTGATTGCTCACCAGCAGGTGATACAGAAGGTAAGAAAGATGAATTTGGTCAGTTAGGACAAGGATTTTTATTACGTATGCAAGATCCAGGGCATATTACCCATAAAGGGTTAAGAGATTACTTATTAGATATGGCAGAAAGTAATCATATTCCGTATCAATATTTCTTCTCTAAAGGCGGCACAGATGCTGGCGCTGCGCATGTGATGAATAATGGAGTGCCAAGTGGAGTTATTGGTGTTCCAGGGCGTTATATTCACGGACATCAAACATTATTTAGTATTGCGGATTATGAAGCAGCTCGTGAACTATTACTGAAAATCGTGACAACATTTGATCGAACAACATTGAATTCAATTTTAAAACAAGGGTAG
- a CDS encoding DUF4982 domain-containing protein, whose protein sequence is MKKKLFNDNWLFWNSGDSFALVWNVPDHAKTVHLPHDAMIEEQPYADSKNGGNTGFRDGHNYVYLKQMECTKEDLSTIKILTFEGSYMNTFVYVNGQLAGKHYNGYTVFYVPIHEYLQIGQNEIRVEVRNAAMNNSRWYSGSGLYRDVYLLESDKLYIKETGTTITTRSIEAAFAEIQISVPVINAGFGAKAFSVNIEVFNQENQRVQSELRPYYIKSHAQSDITLRLGIDKPTLWSTETPYLYQVKVQLIVNEEIVDEDSQRFGIRTIQVDSRHGLRINGESINLRGACIHHDSGLLGAATYEAAHRRQISILKAAGFNAIRMSHHPAAPALLTVCDELGMYVMDEAFDMWTRFKGDFDYSLVFEDNWRKDVLSMIQNDYNHPSVILYSIGNEIPEIATLEGSLLAKNMNDFIKQHDHTRPTLAGINGVFASGNQIPQITRDVVEQNKAEGQEIVGNVNDFMSIMESSMDKIVVHPIITKNLELATAATDIAGYNYMSARYEVDAQNYPNRVIVGSETYPPEIARNWKLVQQLSSVIGDFTWTGWDYIGEAGVGVPAYQFGDGGFGAQFPCQLAYSGDIDITGTRRPLSYYREIVFGLREEPYIAVQKPEHFGKQLIKTPWVLSDAISSWTWNGFEDKPIIVEVYAPGDEVALYLNDQLIAKKVVGDSLDYRTLFELPYQPGELKAINYANGEKIAETILKTADSNTMTLYANVNQFDDLSYIDIELRDAEGHLVTDSDQTIVVELEGAELLGFGTGNPKPLEHYLSNSTTTYYGKALLITRKLTDEAKVMITGQEIAKELLW, encoded by the coding sequence ATGAAGAAAAAATTATTTAATGATAATTGGTTATTTTGGAATAGTGGTGATTCTTTTGCATTGGTTTGGAATGTACCAGACCATGCAAAAACTGTGCATTTACCACATGATGCAATGATTGAGGAACAACCATATGCAGATAGTAAAAATGGGGGGAATACTGGTTTTAGAGATGGACATAATTATGTCTATTTAAAACAAATGGAATGTACTAAGGAAGATTTATCAACCATCAAGATACTGACATTTGAAGGTTCGTATATGAATACTTTTGTTTATGTCAATGGACAATTAGCGGGCAAACACTATAATGGCTACACTGTATTTTATGTTCCAATTCATGAATATTTACAAATAGGGCAAAATGAAATTCGGGTTGAAGTGCGAAATGCAGCAATGAATAATAGTCGTTGGTATTCAGGTAGCGGTTTATACCGTGATGTTTATTTGTTGGAAAGCGACAAGTTATATATTAAAGAGACAGGAACGACTATTACCACCCGTTCAATTGAAGCGGCATTTGCTGAAATCCAGATATCTGTACCAGTCATTAATGCTGGTTTTGGAGCAAAAGCATTTTCTGTGAACATTGAAGTATTCAATCAAGAAAATCAAAGAGTACAAAGCGAATTGCGTCCATATTACATTAAATCGCATGCGCAATCAGATATTACATTGCGCTTAGGTATCGATAAGCCAACGCTATGGTCTACTGAAACGCCGTATTTATATCAAGTGAAGGTGCAATTGATTGTTAATGAAGAGATAGTAGATGAAGATAGTCAAAGATTTGGCATTCGTACCATTCAAGTGGATAGTCGTCATGGTTTACGAATTAATGGTGAATCTATTAATTTAAGAGGTGCATGTATTCATCATGATAGCGGGCTATTAGGTGCAGCAACTTATGAAGCAGCACATCGACGTCAAATTAGTATCTTAAAAGCGGCGGGTTTTAATGCAATTAGAATGTCCCATCATCCTGCAGCACCGGCATTATTAACAGTATGTGATGAACTAGGCATGTACGTAATGGATGAAGCATTTGATATGTGGACACGGTTCAAGGGAGATTTTGATTATAGTCTCGTGTTTGAAGATAATTGGCGTAAAGATGTACTGTCCATGATACAAAATGATTATAATCATCCAAGTGTGATTTTGTATTCTATCGGTAATGAAATTCCTGAAATTGCGACCTTAGAAGGTAGTTTATTAGCGAAAAATATGAATGATTTTATCAAACAACATGACCACACACGTCCGACATTAGCGGGCATTAATGGTGTCTTTGCGTCAGGAAATCAAATCCCGCAAATTACGCGAGATGTAGTTGAGCAAAATAAGGCTGAAGGCCAAGAGATAGTTGGGAATGTTAATGATTTTATGTCAATAATGGAGTCTAGTATGGATAAAATTGTCGTCCACCCTATTATTACTAAAAATCTTGAACTAGCGACCGCTGCAACGGATATTGCTGGATATAATTACATGTCAGCACGATATGAAGTAGATGCGCAAAATTATCCAAATCGTGTGATAGTTGGGAGTGAAACATATCCGCCTGAAATTGCTCGCAACTGGAAACTTGTACAGCAGCTATCAAGTGTTATCGGTGATTTTACATGGACAGGATGGGATTATATTGGAGAAGCTGGTGTCGGTGTACCTGCTTATCAATTTGGTGATGGTGGTTTTGGCGCACAATTTCCTTGTCAATTAGCGTATAGTGGTGATATCGATATCACAGGTACACGACGACCATTATCTTATTACCGTGAAATTGTGTTTGGTTTAAGGGAAGAGCCATATATTGCGGTACAAAAACCAGAACATTTCGGCAAACAATTGATTAAGACCCCTTGGGTATTGTCTGATGCGATCAGTTCGTGGACATGGAATGGCTTTGAAGACAAACCGATTATCGTTGAAGTGTATGCGCCCGGAGATGAAGTGGCACTGTATTTGAATGATCAATTAATTGCCAAAAAAGTTGTAGGAGACTCGTTAGATTATCGGACTTTGTTTGAGTTGCCGTATCAACCAGGTGAATTAAAAGCCATTAATTATGCTAATGGTGAAAAAATAGCTGAGACCATTTTAAAGACAGCAGATAGTAATACAATGACACTTTATGCGAACGTGAATCAGTTTGATGATTTGTCATACATCGACATTGAGCTTCGTGACGCTGAAGGCCATTTGGTAACTGATAGTGACCAAACGATTGTCGTTGAATTGGAAGGTGCAGAATTACTCGGTTTTGGTACCGGCAATCCTAAACCGTTAGAGCATTATTTAAGTAATAGTACGACCACTTATTATGGTAAAGCACTGTTAATTACACGCAAATTAACGGATGAAGCAAAAGTGATGATTACAGGACAAGAAATCGCTAAAGAACTTTTATGGTAA